ATTCGCTTCATTACGTTCATGCCAGTCTCAGTGTGCGGAACAGACGATGGGACGTGTCATCGAGTGTCGTCAAACGCAGCGTCAAACGGTCTCGTTCCATTATCTTACGCGCTCCTCTCGTTTTTACTGTCGTTTCACGTTTCGATCACGACGATCATGTTGTACAGTGGTCTTCTTATCCTTGTTTTCTCACTCTATTTCAGAAAACGTATTATTCAAGTAGAAGACTAGTCAAAAAAGACAGTGGATTGAAATTCCACTGTCCTCATTCTGCATTCGATTATTATGAAACACGTTCTACCTGATCCTTCGCCTTCTCTTCTGGTGCTACGACTTGATACCGCTTCAAGACAAAGATCCCGCATACCATGACGGCGAGACCGATGAGCTGACCGAACGATAAATCAATTTGTGGTAAACCGAACCAACCGAACGTATCGACAGCGAGAGCAAAGCTTAACTGCGAAATCAGAACGACAGAAATCGCGACGGATGGACCAAGCAACTGAATTCCACGCATGACACAAAAGACGCACCAACACCGACGAGTCCGCCGAACAATAGAGCGGCGATACGTTTTGGATTTGCCCAATCGTTCCACCACGAAACAGGACATAGGTGACACTTGCTCCGACGAAACCGACGAAGAAGACCAGCGTCCGTTGTCGCCCATGCACCGAACGCGTCACTCATCCGAGCATTCAGTACCGTCTGTAAACTGATCAACATCCCTGCCAACACGGCACACACGATGCCATTACCATGTTCGTTCCTCCTTACTCATAGCTGTTACCGTTCGCCTTCTCGCGAATCCGCTCCAGATCGACGATGATGATTTTCGCGTCGTCGAACGAGAATCTCTTCTTCACATAATTCGTGATGATACGGTTGAGATGACGATAACTCGTTCCAAGCCAGTCAGCGACGTCATGTAAGTTCGACGTCCGCATCTCCTGATAAAATAAACTGTCACTGGCTTCAGAAGCGATCGACAACAAATATCCGCAATCGCTCCTCGACGGTATACAACACATGGTGCGATGCTGATTTCGAGTCGGCATACCATTTTGCTGTGATCGTCCGTAATAGGATTGCAGAAGACGTTCGTCGTATTGTGGCTCGCGTAAAATCGCATATGGCACGCTCAACACTCGACGTCGGTCACCGCTTCGACCGTATTCAACACTTCCCGTTCATTGATGAATTCGGCGTCACCAATCACCGTCAGAGGTGTCTTGAATCGCAGAATCCGTTGTTTCCCTTCTGACGAGGCAGCAGAAATCTTGACCTTGCCTGCGACGATGAAGTACATCCGGTCAATCGATGC
This region of Exiguobacterium acetylicum DSM 20416 genomic DNA includes:
- a CDS encoding DMT family transporter encodes the protein MRGIQLLGPSVAISVVLISQLSFALAVDTFGWFGLPQIDLSFGQLIGLAVMVCGIFVLKRYQVVAPEEKAKDQVERVS
- a CDS encoding helix-turn-helix domain-containing protein, whose translation is MPYAILREPQYDERLLQSYYGRSQQNGMPTRNQHRTMCCIPSRSDCGYLLSIASEASDSLFYQEMRTSNLHDVADWLGTSYRHLNRIITNYVKKRFSFDDAKIIIVDLERIREKANGNSYE
- a CDS encoding Crp/Fnr family transcriptional regulator, translated to METVIQQYGLDTILTEETRAWLRQETFQKGELLCTTGASIDRMYFIVAGKVKISAASSEGKQRILRFKTPLTVIGDAEFINEREVLNTVEAVTDVEC